CCCGCTTTGACCCGTTCAATCAGCCGATCTTTGTCATTCATTAATTGTTCAACCATTCCTTGAACAGTTTCAATTACCTGTCGCTGATCCTCAACAGACCTGACCATCTGTCTCAATGAATTCCCGAGTAACAGCACTCGTTGCCTGGCTGCTAAATAGGGCTGTAAAAATGGCGCTTTTTGGGTCAAAATAAACCCTCGAAACCCGGTTTCGAGATCCACCACTAATCGCATATATTCAGCCGACGCGCTTTGCACCAGATACACATCATTCAGGCGATCTTCATCCAGAGAAAAAGTCTGGACGCTTCGATAGGTCACCAGGCTCAAAATCAAAACGGCTAACACCGGGACCCCGGAGACCAAAAGAAGCTTTCTGGCAATCGGAAGATTTAAAAATAATTTATTGAGAGACATACCGAATTCACCGAAACTCTTCCCTTCAAACCTTTGCCTGACACCTGATATAACCTCCCAACCCTCACCCCACTATACCCCAAAAACCGGTCTAATCTCATTATGTGAGGTGCCCAAACCAGGATCATTTCTCCACTCAGATTCTATTTCTTGAACAGGTTAACCGGATTATCCCACCCCAGCTAACGGAGAAAGATTCCATGGTCAGATTAAGACAGTTTGTGATCATAGGCGGAAATAAATGGCCGGCAAAGCCGTATAGTGAAGATCGGGAAGCCTGCACACATGGGGGAGAGGTAAGAGATAAACGCACCCAAAACTTACTTGTAAAAGGTTGAACCAACCATCGATGCGGGAATCTCTTGAGCTGGATGGGGTTCTGCAACAGCCGCCACATGATGCGTCAAGATTCCTTGTGCATAGTAGGTTTCCGTTACTGGTTGCAACAACACATACACAGCCAGAAGTCCCCCGAGCGTCATGGTGACCGTATAGGGAAGTGCCATCCACACCATCCGGCCATACGAAAGCCGAATAAGTGGGGCAAGACCGGACGTCAACAGAAAAAGAAAAGCCGCTTGCCCATTTGGAGTGGCCACACTAGGAATATTGGTCCCCGTGTTAATAGCGACCGCCAAAAGATCAAATTGATCGCGGGAAATCACTCCCTGCTGAAATGCCCGCAGCACCTGTTCTATATAGATCGTGGCGACGAAGACGTTATCGCTAATAGCGGAAAGAAGGCCATTGGCAATAAAAAACATGCCGATTTGATGTCCACCTTCCATGGACAGAACATAATGGATAATGCCTCCGAAAAGGTGTTGCTCCTGGATCACCGCCACAACTGAAAAAAACACTACCAGGAGGGCCGTAAACGGGAGAGCCTCTTTAAATGCCTCCCCCAACCGATGCTCCTCGATAATGCCATTGAAGGCGGTCACTCCGACGATGACCGATAATCCAATAATGCCAACTTCCGCCAAATGAAACGCCAGGGCGGCAATTAACCAGATCATAGCCAGACCCTGAACGATCAAACGGGCCTTAAACCGATCATCCATCTTACGTGAGGTCTCCTGGTCAAACCGCCAAAGAATATCCCTGACCACGGGAGGAAGACTGAATCCATACCCAAACCATCGGAATCGTTCAACCAGGACACAGGTCAAGAATCCCACAATCAGCACCGGGATGGTCACAGGAGACATGCGAATAAAAAATTCAATAAAATTCCACCCCGCCTTCTCTCCGATCAACAGATTTTGGGGTTCTCCGACTAAGGTGCAGACACCTCCCAGCGCAGTTCCAACCGCTCCATGCATTAGAAGATTCCGTAAAAACCTTCGAAACTCCTCCAAATTCGAGCGATGAAGAGTGCCAACCCCATGATCCAGGGTATGGTCATAATCATCCTGAACACCTTTACCTGAGGCCACCCGATGATACACTTTGAAAAATCCCACGCCCACGGCAATGATGACTGCCGTCACCGTGAGGGCATCCAGAAATGCTGACAAAAACGCTCCCAGCCCCGCAAATAACAAAGCCAGGGTAGTCTTCGATCTGACCTCGAGAAGGACTTTCGCAAAAACAAACAGCAATAAATCCTTCATGAAGTAAATCCCGGCCACCATGAAAATCAGCAGAAGAATGACCTGAAAATTATTCAATGCTTCGTGGTAGACGGTTGCTGGTTTGGCCAGCCCGATCAGCACCGCTTCAAGGGCCAACAAACCACCTGGTTGAAGAGGATAACTTTTCAACGCCATAGACAAGGTGAAAATAAATTCAAGAACGAGGCACCAGCCCGTGAAAAATGGACCGGCGGCATACAATAAACAGGGATTAACTATGAGGAAAGCGAGAATCGTTCCTTTATACCACCTCGGAGCATGGTCGAGAAAATTTTGTTCAAATGCACGAATAAACGGTAACACCGTAATACAAAATCTCCAGAAAAATCATTCACAAGCGAGTGGTGTAAACCACCGTGCTCTAATTTACCGTTAAAACCGGTTCTTTATGGGCTTGTAACCTCACCTCCACAGCCTTCTTTTCCACGATCTGCATAGCGGTATCCAAAGCCTCATTAAAATGTGTGCAGATATAGTCTTCATTCAGTCTGGAAAGCTCATTTAAATCGGCAAGAACCTGTCGGGTTCGAGGGGACATGCCGGCGGTTAACACCGCCACCCCGCGACTGTTGGCAGCTTCTATTAAATCGCCTAACGCGTAAGCACCCGACAAATCTAATTCATCCAACCATTTGCAACGAATGATGAGCACATCTTTGCTATCAAGATGTTCCACTGTCTCGTTCAACCAATCGATCGCACCGAAAAATAACGGACCGTGAGGACGGACGATGATAATCCTGTCACGAACAATATGCTCAAAACGACCGCTCAACTCTCCCATATTGGCCCCATTCAGGCTGATTTTTCTGGCATAATCCCTGGCGAAGGAAAAAATGAGGTCTTCTTCTTCCTGTTTCACATCTTCATCCCGTTGACTGAGATCCGCTTTATAGCGATCAGACTGGTCTTTTACAAAACGGAAAAACGCCACTGCGAGTCCCATCGCCATGGCAGACAGGAGATTCCAAAACACAGTCATGAAAACCACCAGCCCAAATACCATCAAATCAGAGGTCGGCAGTCTTCGAACCACAGGCAGGACTCGCATATCCAGAATGTCATAGCCGGCCTTGAGGAGAATCCCGGCCAAGGCGGAAAGAGGAATGGACGCCGCCAATGAACCCAGTCCGAAAATGAACGATAGAAGGACAAGCCCCATGGTAATGGACGACAAACGGGTACGAGCCCCACTCTGGATATTCACCACACATGGCATGGTATTCGTGGCCCCCCCCAGCCCTCCGACCAATCCTGAAAAGAGATTGGCTGATCCTTGGGCAACCAATTCACGGTCACTATTATGATGTGTGCCGGTCATATTATCGACAATGAGACAAGTCAGGAGACTATCAAATATACATAACCCCGCCAGAGCTGCAGCCGGGACAAAGGCCTTTTCCAAGATATCGAGGTTGGGAAGGTATAGCTCAGGTAAGCCCGTGGGAATATTTCCAATCTTCGGGATGTCTAGCCCGAGGACAACCGTGGTTACAGTACCGGCCAATAAGCCGATCAATGGACCTGGAAGCCAGGTCACAGGAGAAATTTTTGGCCAAACAATGACAATGAGTAAGGTCAATAAGCCGACTCCCAATGCCACCGGAGAGGCATGGGCCAAACTGGAGGGCAATTCCGTAATGGCGGAGGTAATACTTTTGACGCCGGGAAGTCCCAAAAACGGGTTGAGTTGCAGCAACATGTACAACACACCCAAACCCGTCATAAATCCGGAGATGACTGAATAGGGTGTGAACTTGATAAATTGCCCGAGCTTCAACAGCCCCAACGCAATCAAAATAAAACCAGCTAAGGCGATGGTCGTGAATACGAAAACCAGATCGGGGCTCCCATCGGCCAATTTATTGGTCTGAGTCATGGAAAGGATTTGAATGGTCATGGGTCCCGTCGGCCCACCAACCGACCACGCTGACCCGCTTAAGGGGCCCGCAATAAGACCGGCCGCCACTGCCGACCACATGCCCGCAATTGCTCCGAGCCCGGAAGCCACACCGAAGGCCAAGGCCATGGGAAGCACCACCATCGCCACAGTGATCCCCGCCAGCACATCCCCTCGCACATTGCTGGCAATCCCTTTGAAATTATCTTTAAAATTGAAATCTTTAAGATATAGACGAATACCCGCTGTCAGGTGCTCCATTTCTAATTTCCTCCGACCCACCGTCCAACTCGTCACCGTTTAGACAAGAAGGCAGAAATATGCCCTTCAAATATACAATAAGCTTCATCCGCAACATACATACCAATAATCAAGCAGATAGGGTCCAAAAAAATTTCTTTTATTTTTCTTTTTAATTTTCATAATATCTGTCCCGAGATCCCATCCCAGTTATAAACAGTTTTTTCTCGCTAAGATCTTATGTGCGAATTCGTACGGTGTGAACTGTGCGAAAGTGACCCTGATATGCCACGCACAAGAAAAGAGGACAACTCCCTTAAAGGAAAGATGAAGGCGCGGGCAAGTGAAAATTTATCCGGACTAATTGAGGAATTAGAATGTCAATGTCGCCATAGTATAGACATAGTTGACATCGGCCGTCCCAGGGCTTTGTGGCACACGATCAAAATAGGAGCCTTTGAAAAAACGCGTATATCCCACCTCAAATGTTGTATGTCGGAAATAACCTGCCTGAGGGGCCCACGTTATTGAGCTATCCAACATATTGCCAAGGAAAGTGCCCGCGCGACCGGTCGGGTCCTGCAGACCGCTACCCACAAAAGGGCCGCGGCCATCTGCTAGCCAGAAGGCGCGATAAGATACCATCAACCTGACCGTGGAGATCGGCTGCAGAGTCGAGCGAAACCCAATAGGTGAAAAAATATTGGATGGAAAGATGATGCCCAAAATTCCGGTTGGTCCATATTCTGCGCGACGTTTTGCGAACAAGAAATCAAAATTCTTTTTCGGGTTCCTGTCTCCGGACGCATAGTCGAACAAATAAACAAATCGTAAGGGCCATTTGGTCGCAAAACTATAGCCCACCTCTCCGTGATGTCGATGTGCAAAGTGATTCGTATGATCGACCTCTCCAGTCTGGTAAATCGATTCTATCTCATAATCAAATTGTTCTTTTGCAGGCTTGGACAATACTCGAAATCCCATGGTGGAAAGATTACGTTTTTGGAGATTCGTTCCCTCATTTAACTGAAAGAAATATGACTCCCCATTAGCCCAGGGGACATGGCGGCTGGAAATCGACGCACCGGAAAAGTAGCTAATGGGGCTAGTCCAATCCGGGCTAACCGTATGACGTTGGACCGGTTGCGTGACAAAGGCCCGGAGACTCCAATCAGAGAGTTTATCCCCCCCAAGGATCAATTGCACACCATCAAATGATGGCGTAAAGCTTCCAAAACGATGGCCTGCGATGAGACGTCCTTCTCCAAAGTCCATGACTAAACGGCCGACTTCCAACCTGCCGGAGGTCCCTGTTCCCAAAAAATTCTGCGACACCAGATCAAGATGGAGTTGAAAAATATCCAGATGATCGACAAAATTGGGATTGTGATCCTGTCCCCGATCAGCTACCGGGGCCCGAAAATCTGCAAGTTCCAGTGTGAATCGGATGGGATCCCAGATATCCTTAATTCCCAACAAAATCCTCGTCCGCTGTGCAACCATCTGATCACTTCCTGCTGTGCCTTTGGTAAAACTTTGATTAAACGTTTCATAGCGGGTTCGATGTTCAATTCCCAAATCCAGCCATTCCGGTGTCAGAGTAGAAAGAGTATTAGGCTGTTGCAAAACAATTTTCAGGCGATCAAAATCACTCGGGAATTCTTTGATATGAGTTCCATTTACAGCCCCATGGACGGGTTTTTCCACTGACAGACCTCCAAGAGCGAAAAGGAGGCCTATACAAAAGACTCCAACTTTTTTCATCGAATCTCCATACAAGACAGAAGCTGGCTATAATAATTTTCATTTTCAAAATTTTCCTATTCATCTTTTGCCACGCAAAACTAGTACCAATTTCCAGACATCGAGGAATCTGACCACGGTATTGGAGAGGCACAATAAAGATGCGTCCCTGCTCTTTCCAATTGCCATAACCGTCATGCTAAGGGTGATGCAGAGGATTTCAATTGATTTTTATATTTGCCGCCTGTCCTTATCAGAATTTCCCCTGGCTGCTGCCTTCAGCCACAGTGGCCATAACCTGCAAAGAAATGGTGCCATTTCACACATGATCTCCTGTGCATCATCGCACCCCAGCTGATTTTTCCGCTCACTATCAACCAATCCTTTGAATGAGATAGCAGTGCAGAAAATCGAACGATACTATTGGCCGAGCTTAATGGATTGAGCCTGATCAAATACGAGGGAAATATCATGGGCATAGCCTTTGCTTGGTTTGTAAAACATGATGAGGCCCTGCCTCTTCCTGGTGAATGGTTCATTGGAGTGGAGATCCTCCGAAAGTCAGTCCTGACAATCCAATACCCCTTGGATACGGGACAATGACGGGAGGCTCTCTTTCCAATGAATACAAAAGCAAAACACTCATACCGTAAAAAAGATCACCTGTCCTCAGAACTCCTCTCCTCTGCGGTTGATATCGATGACCAAAGATGGGAAAGTACAGTAAGCTGCGGCTGTACAGCTTATTTACTGATCTCCTAAACAAGGACGGCTATGCGTGCAACAATTTATGTAACCGACGATGATCAAAACGTGTGTGCTGCGTTAAGTCGCCGGTTGGTAAAAAAAGGGCACCACGTGAGAAGCTTCCATTCAGGCCCCTCGCTCATTGAGGCGTTGGAACATGAACTGCCCGATTTGCTGTTCCTGGATCTTAAAATGCCGGAAATGGATGGACTCGAAACTTTACGCCAAATTCGACAAAAGATCCCGAAAACCCTGGTTGTGATGCTGACTGCTTATGGGAGCGTGGAAGATGCGGTGGAGGCGATGCGGCTGGGTGCTTATGATTTTTTGATAAAATCCATCGATTTTTCAACGGTTGATCCAGCCTTACATCGAGCCATCACCTTCCTGGAGCTACGGCGCCGAATTGAGTTTTCTGCTTCTGAGAAACAACGTCAGTATTCCTGGGAGCATGTGATCGCCAGGAGTCCAGCCATGACCAGGGTCGTTGAACAACTCAAATTTTTCGACGCTCAGGACACCCCCTTAGTGTTTCTTCAAGGGGAAGTGGGGACGGGGAAAGAATTCTTGGCACGCATTCTTCATTATAATAGCCATAAACAGCTCGGCCCGTTTGTCACCGTCAGTTGCAACGAACAGAGGGGATCACTCCTTGAACCTCAGATATTTGGATATGAACGAGGGGCATTTAGTGGTGCCAGCCAAAGCATGCCGGGAGCATTTGAACATTCCGATGGGGGAACCTTATTTGTTGATGAGATTGAACATCTGCCAATTCCCGTTCAGGGATCCTTGGCCGATGCCATTCGCACCCGTGAATTTTGTCGAATGGGAGGATTTGACCGCCTCCCAACCAACAATCGAATTGTGGTGACCAGTTCGATTCCACTGGACCAACCAGGGTACCAGGAAATATTTCATCCAGAATTACGTTCTCTTCTCGAAAAACAGCAGCTCTTCATTCCTCCCCTTCGGGAACGGAAAGAAGATATTATCCCTTTGGTGATCAAAACCATTCACGCCTATGGTGAAGAGATCGGCCGTCCAAAGCTCGACATTGATTCTTCGGTACCTCCGCTACTGGATACGTACCAATTCCCGGGGAATATTCGAGAATTAGAGGCCATGATTCGCAGGGCGGTGTTGTGCTCGCAAGGACCTGTCCTTACTTCTCTGGACTTTTACTCCCAACATCCTGGCAGCGGAGAAGGTCTCCCTCCAAATACTGGTCGGGTGCTTTTTGAAATCGGCGGCCACAGTCTACAGGATATCCAAGTCATGGTGATTGACGAAGTCTTACGATTTACCAAGCAGGACAGAGAACAGGCGGCTGGCTATCTCCATATTTCTACACAGACACTGGATGAATATATTCAATTACGAAAAAAAATCTCCCATGAGACAGAGCGGTCGTGAGAAAGCAGCGGTAGGGCCTCCGTTCATTCGCCTTTCCCTTTTGGCACATTCTTATTGATTCGGGTAAGAATCCTCAAAACTCCCTATGCTCAAAGGCAGGGCCTCAGGCCTTTGACAGGCAGTTGCCATGGCCCCACCGACTGTTTAAACACTTTCGTCATAACTTTCCTTCCACTATCATCCTCAAAGCTCCCCGCTGAATAGGGCGTAAGGGTTTCTGAACAAAAAGCTGCCTTTCCAGAAGCCGCCGAATTTTCCGCCTGGAGAGATTCTCTTACATGTCCAGTACTGCTATTCATTGCTTCAACTAGGGTCGTTACCTGAACCCACACAATTATAGTTCAAGAAATGTTTAGCACAGTTCACATGGCGCGATCTCGCACCCGCTCCCTTCTGCTGCTTTGCTGAAAAAAGAAAAAAATACCCATAACCCCAAGTAATTCCTTATATTTTTCAGGGAAAAGCAGGACCCATCACCGGCACTCCCTTTCCTTTGACCTATTCGTTATGGGAAACCTATCCACATTCCGAAAACTCATCGAACAGGGAAAATGCACCCATGCCGACTCTATCGGCACTCGTTTCTCCCTCAACAAAAAATCCTCCAGGGTCCTTCGATTTCAAGAAAACCTTGGAACCGCATTTCCCCAGGTGCCTACCCCTCGGATGCCTTCGCGGAATATTCCCAATTCCGGTTACACCCCCTTTGGCATGAATCAGAAAAACTCAATCGCCTGCGTGAGCGTGTGTCGGGACAAGATAACCACCCAATTCATGAAAAGACTCCATAATGCCTGGAATGGAACATTTAAGTTTTCAAGTCTGGCCGGAAGTTGTATCTCGGTGTTACGGGACTTCAAGCCGCCAATCATCATGCTCCCAATACTGATGGCAGAGAAAGATACGTGCATTTTGCCTTTTCCCATACCGCCATCGATGGCCACCCAGGATCCCAAGTCTTCCCACAAGCTTGGGGCGTATTGATTTAAATACTCTAAGACCCTTCTCAAGGAGAAGCCAGCCTGGACCTGAACCCGGAAAACGTGGAGCAGAACCTCTCAGACAGACTGTTTAGAAAATTGGTATTCGGAGAAATTCCCGATTTGGTAACTTTTGACCAAAGCCACCCAACATATCGTCCGAGAAGATCTTGAACGTATGATCCAACTAACCGTCAATCCCAGCAAAACCGACTATGCGGTATTAACTAGTGTGCAAATTCACAGGCCATCCCATACAGACTGGATTTGGATGGAGACTTCTTAAGTTTTCGTTGATGGGAAAAGAAACCCATTATTTTAAAAATTTATCATGATTCGGCCAATACTTGGGCGATTTCATCAAAACCTTAGCCTGACGCGTTTCAAAAGGTGAATCTAGCCATATAGCCCAATAAGTATTAAGTATTTTTAATAGCCCTGGGGGTACGTAATGGTGAAATTTACAAGCACAGGCAACAAGCTCTAGGACATCCAAGCCTCGATATCTCCCAACTCATCAAAGTTAAATCCGAAAAGGTTGCAAAAAATCCCCAAATGCATTCACTTGTGGAATAAATAAAATAAAGGCAGGGATCCCTCCCCAGCCACGCCGAAAAGGACTCACCTGACTCTGTCTTATTTCTGACTACCCCAAGATATAATGGGCTTTAAGGCCTCGGTAATTTTTCTCTAAGGCCTCACCTTCCTCAAAAAAAGCATTTTACCCCTCTACACAACCTCCTCTGATAGCCGGTGTGCTTTTAGTTCTTATTAGATTATACCCATTACCTTCAATATTAGAGCGATATCGCACGGTCCTTACTTGATAAATCCGCTCGTTTTCACGTTTACGAATGAATGCTCTTTTCTTTTATATATATAAGCAATTGAATTATTTAGTTAATTTATAAATCATCACCATAAAACCATTTGGCATTTTCCTTGCTTTTTAACAATATAAGATCAAGAAATATTAGGAGGATGATCAAAAATGGAAGGCTTTACTCTTATTTTACTTATCACATGGGCGGTACTTTCGAGATTTTAATATGGAACATGTCCCTCTTATCGCAATTTTGACTATCATAGTCATTGCATTGATGAATCGATTGGGTTTGGATTAATTTCGCACCCCTTTCGGTCTTCCTAATTTCAATTGCCCTTCATCTGCTCTTCGCCCATCTCTCTGATTGCTCTACACACAATTTAATGCATTAAAAAGTATGAGGTCTTGTTGATCTCCTGCTATAGTTTTGTATAAATCTCCCTCAAACAAATAGTTAGCTGTGTGCAAGAAGGATCGCGTGTAGGCTCACAAATTGGATAAATATATGAATCGTAAGTTTTTTTTCATACTCCTTTTCTCTATTCTCATTTCCTTGGGAATTGGCGTGGGTATCGGAGGGCGACTTGCACCACAGGAAGGCATCCCTATTCGTATGGTCGCAAACTATTTACATGCCGTTCTTCAAGCAGACCGGACCTTTTACACCCAACATGTCGTGGAACGGATGGAAGACATGCTTATTGTGACCGCAACGGAAAATTGGCGGGAAGAACGGACATTGCCTTTGCCCGCACAATTTTTCAAAGAGGCCTCACGTGGATTACAGGTTGCCGGTAAACCGTTTCGATACCGGTTGATGGGACTTTGGCCATTAAATCCGGAAAATGCTCCTCAAAATGACCAGGAACGAAATGCTTTGGAGCAAGTGGTTAAATTTGGAGAAGTAGTTGAGCAGGAAATTCAGCTAAACAATCAGCCCTATTATCAAGCTATTTTTCCTGATCGAGCGGTGAGCCGAGCCTGCGTCCACTGCCATAATGCCCACAAGGAAAGTCCCAGACGGGACTTTAAATTAAATGATGTCATGGGAGGACTGGAAATTTTAATTCCCATTAACTAATCTTCCCTGTCAAAATTTTCAGCCCATTTTCGGTCTCCTCTTTTTTCCCAATCTTATTCATTGTAATCCTCGTTATCCTTTTGAAAATCTTCTCTTCGCTTCCCACTTGACGAAGAACCGTGTGATAGAGTGAAATCCCCGCCCAGTTAGTCTTCATCTTTTATCCTAGGATATGCCCTATGGGGCTTGTTCACGGGTTACATTTCAACAACCTCCGCGGTGATATCTACGGAGGGATGGTTGCCGCTGTCGTGGCCCTGCCGTTGGCGCTCGCTTTTGGGGTCGCTTCTGGCCTAGGAGCCATTGCCGGTTTATACGGGGCTATATTCGTCGGATTTTTTGCCGCGCTTTTCGGAGGTACCCCCGCTCAGGTTTCCGGTCCCACGGGCCCCATGACTGTGGTGATGGCTGGAATCGTCACAATCTTCACAGGCAATCCTGGGTTGGCCCTGATGGCCGTGATTCTTGGCGGTGTCTTTCAAATCCTGTTGGGACTTTCCAGGGTGGGACAGTACATCGCGTTGGTCCCATATCCGGTGGTCTCCGGCTTCATGAGCGGCATCGGCTGTATCATTCTCATTTTGCAATTGGGCCCCCTGGTTGGCCATGCTGCCAGCCCCGAGGGTGTCGTCACAACACTCAAGGCAATTCCCGGGTTTTATGGGAATCCAGTTTGGGATGCGGCCCTTGCCGGGGTCCTTGTTTTGGCCATTATGTATTTGACTCCGGGTAGGATTGCGAAGGTGGCCCCTCCTTCTTTATTGGCCCTCCTCGTGGTTACCCCACTCGCCTATGCTTTTCTGCCTGATGCCCCTACCATCGGGGAGGTTCCACGGGGATTCCCCACCCCTCTCATGCCAACAATCACTTGGGAAACCTTGCAAATCGTACTGGAATCAGCCGCCATCCTGGCCGTATTGGGAGCGATCGACAGCCTGTTAACCAGCCTGGTCTGCGATAATATGACCCGGACCCAACATGACCCGGACCGCGAGCTTATTGGTCAGGGTATAGGGAACATGGTCGCCGGTGTGTTTGGAGGTCTCCCAGGTGCCGGAGCCACCATGCGGTCGGTAGCCAATATCCGAACCGGAGGACGGACACCGATCTCCGGCGTACTTCACTCCATAATTTTGTTGGCAGTTCTTTTGGGACTTGGCCCTTTGGCGGAGAAAATCCCCTTAGCCGTTCTCGGGGGGATTTTGTTCAAAGTTGGTATTGATATTATTGACTGGCGGTTCTTACGACACATCCTGCAAGCCCCCCGCATCGATGTCGTCATCATGACCGTGGTGTTACTGACCACCGTACTGGTGGATCTCATCACCGCCGTGGCCGTGGGAATGATCTTTGCCAGCCTGTTCTTTGTCAAACGCATGGCGGATTTGGAACTGGCTAATCTCCACATCGTGACCAACCCCACTCCCAGCACCCCTCTTTTACCGGAAGAAGCCACGATTCTGGAACAAGCCAACGGGAAAATTCTCTTGATTCATGTCGATGGCCCCATGAGCTTTGGATCCGCCAAAACCATGGTCCGCCGCCTGGAAACCGTCCCGGGCTTCAATACGTTTTCTAGCGTTGTTTTGGATTTATCCAAAGTCCCGGCCATTGACGGAACAGCGGCGTTGGCGGTGGAAGATATGTTGAATATCATTAAGGCCCACGACCAACATCTTTTCTTCGTGGGCATGCAACCTCATGTTACTAAGGCGTTGGATGGCTTGGGAGTGCTGGTGCAGATTCGGCCTGGGCATCGCTTTGCCAGCCGATTGGAGGCTTTGCAGAAAGCCTCATTGGTAGAAGGAGCCTACCCTAAGGACCCATCAGGACCTTCTGCACCAAACCGGAATCTTCCTGCGACTCCCTGAACAGGCCTGGTTTTTTGACCCTGTATATTGGGCTTTTAAAAATATGCACGAAACAGCTATTCAGACCATCTTTGGATTCTCGCCACTTTGGGTGGCTACATCAATTTTAATATTGACCTATGCCGTCATTATCGCTGAACGGTTTAATCGGGCGATTGTAGCGCTTCTTGGAGCCGCTGCCGTTATTGGAACGGGAGTCCTCACACAGGACCAAGCCATTCAAGGCATTGATTTCAATACCATCGGCCTACTCACCGGCATGATGATCCTGGTCGGAATTACCAAGGAATGCGGCATCTTTCAATTTCTTGCAATCAAAGCCGCAAAGGCGGCCAAGGGTAGCCCGTGGGGCATCCTGGTTATGCTCTCAATTGTCACCGCAGTGCTCTCGGCATTTTTGGATAATGTCACGACGGTGCTATTGGTCGCACCGGTTACCTTGCTCATTGCTGACGAGCTGAAAATCAATCCGTATCCTCTGCTCTTCGCAGAGATTAATGCCTCGAATACAGGCGGTACCGCTACGCTGATCGGTGATCCCCCCAACATTATGATCGGCT
The Nitrospiraceae bacterium DNA segment above includes these coding regions:
- a CDS encoding alginate export family protein, whose translation is MKKVGVFCIGLLFALGGLSVEKPVHGAVNGTHIKEFPSDFDRLKIVLQQPNTLSTLTPEWLDLGIEHRTRYETFNQSFTKGTAGSDQMVAQRTRILLGIKDIWDPIRFTLELADFRAPVADRGQDHNPNFVDHLDIFQLHLDLVSQNFLGTGTSGRLEVGRLVMDFGEGRLIAGHRFGSFTPSFDGVQLILGGDKLSDWSLRAFVTQPVQRHTVSPDWTSPISYFSGASISSRHVPWANGESYFFQLNEGTNLQKRNLSTMGFRVLSKPAKEQFDYEIESIYQTGEVDHTNHFAHRHHGEVGYSFATKWPLRFVYLFDYASGDRNPKKNFDFLFAKRRAEYGPTGILGIIFPSNIFSPIGFRSTLQPISTVRLMVSYRAFWLADGRGPFVGSGLQDPTGRAGTFLGNMLDSSITWAPQAGYFRHTTFEVGYTRFFKGSYFDRVPQSPGTADVNYVYTMATLTF
- a CDS encoding sigma-54-dependent Fis family transcriptional regulator, with product MRATIYVTDDDQNVCAALSRRLVKKGHHVRSFHSGPSLIEALEHELPDLLFLDLKMPEMDGLETLRQIRQKIPKTLVVMLTAYGSVEDAVEAMRLGAYDFLIKSIDFSTVDPALHRAITFLELRRRIEFSASEKQRQYSWEHVIARSPAMTRVVEQLKFFDAQDTPLVFLQGEVGTGKEFLARILHYNSHKQLGPFVTVSCNEQRGSLLEPQIFGYERGAFSGASQSMPGAFEHSDGGTLFVDEIEHLPIPVQGSLADAIRTREFCRMGGFDRLPTNNRIVVTSSIPLDQPGYQEIFHPELRSLLEKQQLFIPPLRERKEDIIPLVIKTIHAYGEEIGRPKLDIDSSVPPLLDTYQFPGNIRELEAMIRRAVLCSQGPVLTSLDFYSQHPGSGEGLPPNTGRVLFEIGGHSLQDIQVMVIDEVLRFTKQDREQAAGYLHISTQTLDEYIQLRKKISHETERS
- the nhaB gene encoding sodium/proton antiporter NhaB translates to MLPFIRAFEQNFLDHAPRWYKGTILAFLIVNPCLLYAAGPFFTGWCLVLEFIFTLSMALKSYPLQPGGLLALEAVLIGLAKPATVYHEALNNFQVILLLIFMVAGIYFMKDLLLFVFAKVLLEVRSKTTLALLFAGLGAFLSAFLDALTVTAVIIAVGVGFFKVYHRVASGKGVQDDYDHTLDHGVGTLHRSNLEEFRRFLRNLLMHGAVGTALGGVCTLVGEPQNLLIGEKAGWNFIEFFIRMSPVTIPVLIVGFLTCVLVERFRWFGYGFSLPPVVRDILWRFDQETSRKMDDRFKARLIVQGLAMIWLIAALAFHLAEVGIIGLSVIVGVTAFNGIIEEHRLGEAFKEALPFTALLVVFFSVVAVIQEQHLFGGIIHYVLSMEGGHQIGMFFIANGLLSAISDNVFVATIYIEQVLRAFQQGVISRDQFDLLAVAINTGTNIPSVATPNGQAAFLFLLTSGLAPLIRLSYGRMVWMALPYTVTMTLGGLLAVYVLLQPVTETYYAQGILTHHVAAVAEPHPAQEIPASMVGSTFYK
- a CDS encoding DUF3365 domain-containing protein — translated: MNRKFFFILLFSILISLGIGVGIGGRLAPQEGIPIRMVANYLHAVLQADRTFYTQHVVERMEDMLIVTATENWREERTLPLPAQFFKEASRGLQVAGKPFRYRLMGLWPLNPENAPQNDQERNALEQVVKFGEVVEQEIQLNNQPYYQAIFPDRAVSRACVHCHNAHKESPRRDFKLNDVMGGLEILIPIN
- a CDS encoding SulP family inorganic anion transporter, which gives rise to MEHLTAGIRLYLKDFNFKDNFKGIASNVRGDVLAGITVAMVVLPMALAFGVASGLGAIAGMWSAVAAGLIAGPLSGSAWSVGGPTGPMTIQILSMTQTNKLADGSPDLVFVFTTIALAGFILIALGLLKLGQFIKFTPYSVISGFMTGLGVLYMLLQLNPFLGLPGVKSITSAITELPSSLAHASPVALGVGLLTLLIVIVWPKISPVTWLPGPLIGLLAGTVTTVVLGLDIPKIGNIPTGLPELYLPNLDILEKAFVPAAALAGLCIFDSLLTCLIVDNMTGTHHNSDRELVAQGSANLFSGLVGGLGGATNTMPCVVNIQSGARTRLSSITMGLVLLSFIFGLGSLAASIPLSALAGILLKAGYDILDMRVLPVVRRLPTSDLMVFGLVVFMTVFWNLLSAMAMGLAVAFFRFVKDQSDRYKADLSQRDEDVKQEEEDLIFSFARDYARKISLNGANMGELSGRFEHIVRDRIIIVRPHGPLFFGAIDWLNETVEHLDSKDVLIIRCKWLDELDLSGAYALGDLIEAANSRGVAVLTAGMSPRTRQVLADLNELSRLNEDYICTHFNEALDTAMQIVEKKAVEVRLQAHKEPVLTVN